The proteins below come from a single Peromyscus eremicus chromosome 22, PerEre_H2_v1, whole genome shotgun sequence genomic window:
- the Znf513 gene encoding zinc finger protein 513 isoform X2, translating into MPRRKQSHPQPVKCEGVKVDTEDSFDEGPGALVLESDLLLGQDLEFEEEEEEEEEGDGHNDQLMGFERDSEGDSQGARPGLPYGLSDDESGGGRALSAESEVEEPARGPGEARGERPGPACQLCGGPTGEGPCCGAGGPGGGPPLPPRLLYSCRLCAFVSHYSSHLKRHMQTHSGEKPFRCGRCPYASAQLVNLTRHTRTHTGEKPYRCPHCPFACSSLGNLRRHQRTHTGPPTPPCPTCGFRCCAPRPARPPSPAEQEGTMPRRSEDALLLPDLSLHVPPGGASFLPDCGQLRGEGEGLCGTGSEPLPELLFPWTCRGCGQELEEGEGSRLGTAMCGRCMRGEAGGGASGGPQGPSDKGFACSLCPFATHYPNHLARHMKTHSGEKPFRCARCPYASAHLDNLKRHQRVHTGEKPYKCPLCPYACGNLANLKRHGRIHSGDKPFRCSLCNYSCNQSMNLKRHMLRHTGEKPFRCATCAYTTGHWDNYKRHQKVHGHGGAGGPGLSAPEGWAPPHSPPSVLSTRGPAALGATGSRALHTDSP; encoded by the exons ATGCCCCGGAGGAAGCAAAGCCACCCGCAGCCCGTGAAATGCGAGGGGGTCAAAG TGGATACTGAAGATTCCTTCGACGAAGGACCTGGGGCCCTGGTGTTGGAGAGCGATTTGCTACTAGGCCAAGATCTGGAgtttgaggaggaagaggaggaggaggaggaaggtgacgGCCACAACGACCAGCTCATGGGTTTTGAGAGAGACTCCGAAG GAGACTCTCAGGGGGCCAGACCTGGACTTCCCTATGGGCTGAGTGACGACGAGTCTGGGGGCGGCCGGGCACTAAGTGCGGAGAGCGAAGTTGAGGAGCCAGCCAGGGGTCCAGGGGAGGCCAGGGGTGAGAGGCCAGGCCCAGCCTGTCAGCTGTGTGGGGGGCCGACAGGTGAGGGGCCGTGTTGTGGGGCAGGAGGGCCGGGTGGGGGGCCCCCGCTGCCCCCACGGCTACTGTACTCGTGCCGCCTCTGCGCCTTCGTGTCCCACTACTCGAGCCACCTGAAGcggcacatgcagacacacagcgGGGAGAAGCCGTTCCGCTGTGGCCGCTGCCCCTACGCCTCGGCCCAGCTCGTCAACCTGACGCGACACACCCGCACCCATACTGGCGAGAAGCCCTACCGCTGTCCCCACTGCCCCTTTGCCTGCAGCAGCCTGGGCAACCTGAGGCGGCATCAGCGCACCCACACAGGGCCTCCCACGCCTCCCTGCCCGACCTGTGGCTTCCGATGCTGTGCTCCACGACCAGCCCGGCCCCCCAGTCCCGCAGAGCAGGAGGGGACGATGCCCCGGCGATCGGAAG ATGCTCTGCTCCTTCCAGACCTGAGCCTCCATGTGCCACCCGGTGGTGCCAGTTTCCTGCCCGACTGTGGGCAGCTGCGGGGTGAAGGGGAGGGTTTGTGTGGAACTGGATCAGAACCACTGCCGGAGCTGCTGTTCCCTTGGACCTGCCGGGGTTGTGGTCAAGAACTGGAGGAGGGTGAGGGTAGCCGGTTGGGAACGGCCATGTGTGGGCGCTGCATGcgaggagaggctggagggggTGCCAGCGGGGGACCCCAGGGCCCCAGTGACAAAGGCTTCGCCTGCAGCCTCTGCCCCTTTGCCACTCACTATCCCAACCACCTGGCTCGGCACATGAAGACTCACAGTGGTGAGAAACCCTTCCGCTGTGCCCGCTGTCCGTATGCCTCTGCTCATCTGGATAACCTGAAACGGCACCAGCGTGTCCACACAGGAGAAAAGCCCTACAAGTGCCCCCTCTGTCCGTACGCCTGTGGCAACCTGGCCAACCTCAAGCGTCATGGCCGCATCCACTCTGGTGACAAACCTTTCCGGTGTAGCCTTTGCAACTACAGCTGCAACCAGAGTATGAACCTCAAACGTCATATGCTGCGACACACGGGCGAGAAGCCCTTCCGCTGTGCCACCTGCGCCTACACCACAGGCCACTGGGACAACTACAAGCGCCATCAGAAGGTGCATGGCCACGGGGGCGCAGGAGGGCCTGGTCTCTCTGCCCCCGAGGGCTGGGCCCCACCTCATAGCCCACCCTCGGTTCTGAGCACTCGGGGTCCGGCAGCCCTAGGTGCTACTGGTAGCAGGGCCCTCCATACAGACTCACCTTGA
- the Znf513 gene encoding zinc finger protein 513 isoform X1: MARSLVRIMGTAREGDSTSTLLSLVDTEDSFDEGPGALVLESDLLLGQDLEFEEEEEEEEEGDGHNDQLMGFERDSEGDSQGARPGLPYGLSDDESGGGRALSAESEVEEPARGPGEARGERPGPACQLCGGPTGEGPCCGAGGPGGGPPLPPRLLYSCRLCAFVSHYSSHLKRHMQTHSGEKPFRCGRCPYASAQLVNLTRHTRTHTGEKPYRCPHCPFACSSLGNLRRHQRTHTGPPTPPCPTCGFRCCAPRPARPPSPAEQEGTMPRRSEDALLLPDLSLHVPPGGASFLPDCGQLRGEGEGLCGTGSEPLPELLFPWTCRGCGQELEEGEGSRLGTAMCGRCMRGEAGGGASGGPQGPSDKGFACSLCPFATHYPNHLARHMKTHSGEKPFRCARCPYASAHLDNLKRHQRVHTGEKPYKCPLCPYACGNLANLKRHGRIHSGDKPFRCSLCNYSCNQSMNLKRHMLRHTGEKPFRCATCAYTTGHWDNYKRHQKVHGHGGAGGPGLSAPEGWAPPHSPPSVLSTRGPAALGATGSRALHTDSP, translated from the exons ATGGCCCGCTCCCTGGTTCGGATTATGGGCACGGCCAGGGAGGGAGATTCCACAAGCACCCTCCTCTCTCTAGTGGATACTGAAGATTCCTTCGACGAAGGACCTGGGGCCCTGGTGTTGGAGAGCGATTTGCTACTAGGCCAAGATCTGGAgtttgaggaggaagaggaggaggaggaggaaggtgacgGCCACAACGACCAGCTCATGGGTTTTGAGAGAGACTCCGAAG GAGACTCTCAGGGGGCCAGACCTGGACTTCCCTATGGGCTGAGTGACGACGAGTCTGGGGGCGGCCGGGCACTAAGTGCGGAGAGCGAAGTTGAGGAGCCAGCCAGGGGTCCAGGGGAGGCCAGGGGTGAGAGGCCAGGCCCAGCCTGTCAGCTGTGTGGGGGGCCGACAGGTGAGGGGCCGTGTTGTGGGGCAGGAGGGCCGGGTGGGGGGCCCCCGCTGCCCCCACGGCTACTGTACTCGTGCCGCCTCTGCGCCTTCGTGTCCCACTACTCGAGCCACCTGAAGcggcacatgcagacacacagcgGGGAGAAGCCGTTCCGCTGTGGCCGCTGCCCCTACGCCTCGGCCCAGCTCGTCAACCTGACGCGACACACCCGCACCCATACTGGCGAGAAGCCCTACCGCTGTCCCCACTGCCCCTTTGCCTGCAGCAGCCTGGGCAACCTGAGGCGGCATCAGCGCACCCACACAGGGCCTCCCACGCCTCCCTGCCCGACCTGTGGCTTCCGATGCTGTGCTCCACGACCAGCCCGGCCCCCCAGTCCCGCAGAGCAGGAGGGGACGATGCCCCGGCGATCGGAAG ATGCTCTGCTCCTTCCAGACCTGAGCCTCCATGTGCCACCCGGTGGTGCCAGTTTCCTGCCCGACTGTGGGCAGCTGCGGGGTGAAGGGGAGGGTTTGTGTGGAACTGGATCAGAACCACTGCCGGAGCTGCTGTTCCCTTGGACCTGCCGGGGTTGTGGTCAAGAACTGGAGGAGGGTGAGGGTAGCCGGTTGGGAACGGCCATGTGTGGGCGCTGCATGcgaggagaggctggagggggTGCCAGCGGGGGACCCCAGGGCCCCAGTGACAAAGGCTTCGCCTGCAGCCTCTGCCCCTTTGCCACTCACTATCCCAACCACCTGGCTCGGCACATGAAGACTCACAGTGGTGAGAAACCCTTCCGCTGTGCCCGCTGTCCGTATGCCTCTGCTCATCTGGATAACCTGAAACGGCACCAGCGTGTCCACACAGGAGAAAAGCCCTACAAGTGCCCCCTCTGTCCGTACGCCTGTGGCAACCTGGCCAACCTCAAGCGTCATGGCCGCATCCACTCTGGTGACAAACCTTTCCGGTGTAGCCTTTGCAACTACAGCTGCAACCAGAGTATGAACCTCAAACGTCATATGCTGCGACACACGGGCGAGAAGCCCTTCCGCTGTGCCACCTGCGCCTACACCACAGGCCACTGGGACAACTACAAGCGCCATCAGAAGGTGCATGGCCACGGGGGCGCAGGAGGGCCTGGTCTCTCTGCCCCCGAGGGCTGGGCCCCACCTCATAGCCCACCCTCGGTTCTGAGCACTCGGGGTCCGGCAGCCCTAGGTGCTACTGGTAGCAGGGCCCTCCATACAGACTCACCTTGA